The following are encoded in a window of Carassius auratus strain Wakin chromosome 6, ASM336829v1, whole genome shotgun sequence genomic DNA:
- the slc25a38b gene encoding mitochondrial glycine transporter B isoform X2, which translates to MEIALAHPALKAFMCGSLSGTCSTLLFQPLDLVKTRLQTLHNNMHPGAPKVGMITVFFNVIRTEKLLGLWKGVSPSFMRCIPGVGIYFSTFYSLKQHFFQDRSPSAGEAVLLGAGARCVAGVAMLPITVIKTRFESGRYNYISVAGALKSVFQNEGPRALYSGLTATLLRDAPFSGIYVMFYSQAKKALPEEISSSSFVPLVNFGCGVVAGILASLATQPADVIKTHMQVSPALYPKTSDAVRHVYAKHGLSGFFRGAVPRSLRRTLMAAMAWTVYEQLMAHMGLKS; encoded by the exons ATGGAGATTGCCCTG GCTCATCCTGCCCTGAAGGCCTTCATGTGCGGCTCTCTCAGCGGCacctgctccactctgctgttcCAGCCGTTGGATCTGGTGAAGACCAGACTGCAGACCCTGCACAACAACATGCACCCAGG TGCTCCTAAAGTGGGGATGATTACAGTCTTTTTCAATGTGATCCGCACAGAGAAGCTGCTTGGCCTGTGGAAGGGGGTTTCACCG TCGTTCATGCGATGTATCCCTGGTGTGGGGATCTACTTCAGTACATTTTACTCGCTGAAGCAGCACTTCTTCCAGGATAGGTCTCCGAGTGCTGGGGAGGCGGTGTTGCTAGGGGCGGGGGCTCGTTGTGTGGCAGGCGTGGCCATGCTGCCCATCACAGTCATTAAGACTCGTTTTGAG agcgGGCGGTACAATTACATAAGCGTAGCTGGAGCCCTTAAAAGTGTGTTTCAGAATGAAGGTCCCAGGGCTCTTTACTCCGGGCTCACAGCGACTCTGCTCAGAGACGCCCCGTTCTCTGGCATCTATGTCATGTTCTACAGCCAGGCCAAAAAGGCTTTGCCAGAGG AGATCAGCTCGTCCTCCTTTGTCCCACTGGTTAATTTTGGCTGTGGTGTGGTGGCTGGTATTTTGGCCTCTCTTGCCACTCAGCCAGCAGACGTGATCAAAACCCACATGCAAGTGAGCCCAGCGTTGTATCCCAAGACCAGTGATGCTGTACGGCACGTTTATGCG AAGCATGGCTTGAGCGGGTTCTTTCGAGGAGCGGTTCCTCGTTCTTTGAGGAGAACCCTCATGGCAGCCATGGCCTGGACGGTGTACGAGCAGCTGATGGCACACATGGGACTGAAGTCTTAA
- the LOC113091727 gene encoding 40S ribosomal protein SA-like: MSGGLDVLQMKEEDVLKFLAAGTHLGGTNLDFQMEQYVYKRKSDGVYIINLKKTWEKLLLAARAIVAIENPADVCVISSRNTGQRAVLKFASATGSTTFAGRFTPGTFTNQIQAAFREPRLLIVTDPRADHQPLTEASYVNIPTIALCNTDSPLRYVDIAIPCNNKGPHSVGLMWWMLAREVLRMRGTISREHPWEVMPDLYFYRDPEEIEKEEQALAEKAVGKEEFQGEWTAPVPDFNQPEVADWSEGVQVPSVPIQQFPANIEAPAKAAPAEVFAEDWSAQPATEDWSAAPTAQAGEWGGGTADWS, from the exons ATGTCCGGAGGTCTGGATGTCCTTCAGATGAAGGAGGAGGATGTGCTGAAGTTCCTGGCAGCAGGAACCCACCTGGGAGGAACCAACCTGGACTTCCAGATGGAGCAGTACGTCTACAAGAGAAAGAGTGACG GCGTGTACATCATCAATCTAAAGAAGACTTGGGAGAAACTGCTGTTGGCTGCTCGTGCCATTGTTGCCATCGAGAATCCAGCTGATGTTTGCGTTATCTCCTCCAGAAACACTGGCCAG AGAGCTGTGCTCAAGTTCGCCTCTGCCACTGGCTCGACCACGTTTGCTGGTCGCTTCACTCCTGGAACCTTCACCAATCAGATTCAGGCTGCTTTCAGGGAGCCCCGCCTCCTGATCGTGACAGATCCTCGCGCTGACCATCAGCCACTGACTGAAGCCTCTTACGTCAACATCCCAACCATTGCCCTCTGCAACACCGACTCCCCTCTGAGATACGTCGACATTGCCATTCCATGCAACAACAAG GGTCCCCACTCTGTGGGTTTGATGTGGTGGATGTTGGCCAGAGAAGTGCTGAGGATGAGGGGCACCATCTCCAGGGAGCACCCATGGGAGGTCATGCCCGATCTGTACTTTTACAGAGATCCTGAGGAG ATTGAGAAGGAAGAGCAGGCCCTTGCTGAGAAGGCTGTTGGTAAGGAGGAGTTCCAGGGAGAATGGACCGCTCCTGTGCCCGACTTCAACCAGCCTGAGGTTGCTGACTGGTCTGAAGGTGTTCAGGTTCCATCTGTGCCCATCCAGCAGTTCCCAGCTAACATTGAGG CTCCTGCCAAAGCTGCACCAGCTGAGGTGTTTGCAG AGGACTGGAGTGCTCAGCCTGCGACTGAGGACTGGTCTGCTGCTCCCACGGCTCAGGCCGGAGAGTGGGGCGGTGGCACTGCAGACTGGTCTTAA
- the ift56 gene encoding intraflagellar transport protein 56, translated as MLLSRMKPAVGGEASTSSNEKKRKNKSKKIPRLEDYLNQRDYLGALTLLEFQRNSGVSVEHADLWIGFCAFHLGDHKRAMEEYKALTLRPECPVDVWVYLGCSLFFLGLYKEAEEAALKGSKSQLQNRLLFHLAHKFSDEKKLMGFHQNLEDVTEDQLSLASIHYMRSHYQEAIDIYKRILLQNREFLALNVYVALCYYKLDYYDVSQEVLAVYLQSIPDSTIALNLKACNHFRLYNGKAAETELKNLMDISSSSFQYAKELIQHNLVVFRGGEGALQVLPPLIDVISEARLNLVIYYFRQDDIQEAYKLIKDLEPTTPQEYILKGVVNAALGQDIGSRDHLKIAQQFFQLVGGSASECDTIPGRQCMASCFFLLKQFEDVLIYLNSVKSYFYNDDAFNFNYAQAKAALGNYREAEEVFLLIQNEKIKNDYVYLSWLARCYIMNQKARQAWELYLRLETSSDPFSLLQLIANDCYKMGQFYYAAKAFDALERLDQNPEYWEGKRGACVGIFQLIVAGRESRETLKEVLPMLKSTGNPQVEYIIRIMKKWAKDNRVAL; from the exons ATG CTCTTGTCTCGGATGAAACCTGCAGTGGGTGGTGAAGCCTCCACCAGCTCTAAtgagaagaaaaggaaaaataaaagcaaGAAGATCCCAAGACTTGAGGATTATCTAAACCAACGAGACTATTTGGGAGCCCTGACTCTATTAGAG TTTCAGCGTAACAGCGGCGTTTCAGTGGAGCACGCAGACCTTTGGATTGGCTTCTGTGCCTTTCATTTGGGAGACCACAAGAGAGCAATGGAG GAGTACAAAGCCCTCACTTTGCGGCCGGAGTGTCCGGTGGATGTTTGGGTGTATCTGGGCTGTTCGCTCTTTTTCCTGGGGCTTTATAAAGAGGCCGAGGAGGCGGCATTAAAAG GGTCAAAATCTCAACTTCAGAATCGCCTGCTCTTTCATTTAGCTCATAAG TTCAGCGATGAAAAGAAGCTGATGGGTTTCCATCAGAACCTGGAGGACGTGACCGAGGATCAGCTGAGCTTGGCTTCCATTCATTATATGCGCTCTCATTACCAAGAGGCCATTGATATCTACAAACGCATCTTACTACAGAACAG AGAATTTCTGGCCCTGAATGTGTATGTGGCTCTGTGTTACTATAAGCTGGATTACTATGACGTGTCTCAGGAGGTGTTGGCCGTGTATCTGCAGAGTATTCCCGACTCTACTATCGCTCTCAACCTCAAAGCCTGCAACCACTTCAGACTCTACAATGGCAAAGCGGCTGAG ACGGAGTTGAAGAACCTGATGGATATCTCTTCCAGCTCGTTTCAGTATGCTAAAGAGCTCATCCAGCACAATCTGGTTGTGTTTCGTGGGGGTGAGGGGGCCTTGCAGGTTTTACCTCCTCTGATTGACGTCATATCAGAGGCCAGACTCAACCTGGTCATCTACTATTTCAGACAAG ATGACATTCAGGAGGCATACAAACTCATCAAAGACCTTGAGCCCACCACACCCCAG GAATATATTCTGAAGGGGGTGGTGAATGCTGCTTTGGGACAAGATATCGGATCG AGGGACCATTTAAAAATCGCCCAGCAGTTTTTCCAGTTGGTTGGAGGCTCTGCCAGTGAATGCG ACACGATACCCGGCAGGCAGTGTATGGCCTCTTGCTTCTTCCTGCTGAAACAGTTTGAGGATGTGCTTATATATCTCAACTCAGTCAAG AGTTACTTCTACAACGACGACGCATTCAACTTTAACTACGCTCAGGCCAAGGCTGCCCTGGGAAACTACAGGGAGGCTGAAGAG GTGTTCCTGCTCATCCAGAATGAGAAGATCAAGAATGATTATGTTTACCTGAGCTGGTTGGCGCGCTGCT ACATTATGAATCAGAAGGCTCGACAGGCCTGGGAGCTCTATCTCAGACTGGAAACCTCATCTGACCCTTTCAGCCTCCTGCAGCTCATCGCAAACGACTGCTACAAG ATGGGGCAGTTCTATTATGCAGCTAAAGCATTTGATGCTCTGGAGAGACTGGATCAAAACCCTGAGTACTGGGAGGGGAAGCGTGGAGCTTGTGTCGGGATCTTCCAGCTCATCGTGGCAGGCCGAGAGTCCAG AGAGACACTGAAGGAGGTTTTGCCGATGTTGAAGAGCACTGGCAACCCACAAGTTGAGTACATCATCCGCATCATGAAGAAATGGGCCAAAGACAACAGAGTGGCTCTCTGA
- the slc25a38b gene encoding mitochondrial glycine transporter B isoform X1: MQEKKDPQPKSASSLGKAHPALKAFMCGSLSGTCSTLLFQPLDLVKTRLQTLHNNMHPGAPKVGMITVFFNVIRTEKLLGLWKGVSPSFMRCIPGVGIYFSTFYSLKQHFFQDRSPSAGEAVLLGAGARCVAGVAMLPITVIKTRFESGRYNYISVAGALKSVFQNEGPRALYSGLTATLLRDAPFSGIYVMFYSQAKKALPEEISSSSFVPLVNFGCGVVAGILASLATQPADVIKTHMQVSPALYPKTSDAVRHVYAKHGLSGFFRGAVPRSLRRTLMAAMAWTVYEQLMAHMGLKS; the protein is encoded by the exons atgcAAGAGAAAAAGGACCCTCAGCCCAAATCTGCCAGCAGCCTGGGAAAG GCTCATCCTGCCCTGAAGGCCTTCATGTGCGGCTCTCTCAGCGGCacctgctccactctgctgttcCAGCCGTTGGATCTGGTGAAGACCAGACTGCAGACCCTGCACAACAACATGCACCCAGG TGCTCCTAAAGTGGGGATGATTACAGTCTTTTTCAATGTGATCCGCACAGAGAAGCTGCTTGGCCTGTGGAAGGGGGTTTCACCG TCGTTCATGCGATGTATCCCTGGTGTGGGGATCTACTTCAGTACATTTTACTCGCTGAAGCAGCACTTCTTCCAGGATAGGTCTCCGAGTGCTGGGGAGGCGGTGTTGCTAGGGGCGGGGGCTCGTTGTGTGGCAGGCGTGGCCATGCTGCCCATCACAGTCATTAAGACTCGTTTTGAG agcgGGCGGTACAATTACATAAGCGTAGCTGGAGCCCTTAAAAGTGTGTTTCAGAATGAAGGTCCCAGGGCTCTTTACTCCGGGCTCACAGCGACTCTGCTCAGAGACGCCCCGTTCTCTGGCATCTATGTCATGTTCTACAGCCAGGCCAAAAAGGCTTTGCCAGAGG AGATCAGCTCGTCCTCCTTTGTCCCACTGGTTAATTTTGGCTGTGGTGTGGTGGCTGGTATTTTGGCCTCTCTTGCCACTCAGCCAGCAGACGTGATCAAAACCCACATGCAAGTGAGCCCAGCGTTGTATCCCAAGACCAGTGATGCTGTACGGCACGTTTATGCG AAGCATGGCTTGAGCGGGTTCTTTCGAGGAGCGGTTCCTCGTTCTTTGAGGAGAACCCTCATGGCAGCCATGGCCTGGACGGTGTACGAGCAGCTGATGGCACACATGGGACTGAAGTCTTAA